CCCGCTTTTTGCACAGCACTCATGCGCATGAGCACCGTGGGGTGATGGAACGGTGAGTGATCGCGCATGTAGCGTGCAATTTCTTCATGCGCGAGGGGACGACGGCGAATGAGATCCTCGCCGTCCTCGCTCCGGCGGGGCCGCGATCGCTCATCGATCTCCCGCATGTAGGCCCCAACAATGTCAAGGTCTCCGTCGCGTAATGCCGAAAGCTGCACCGCAAACCGCTCGGGTCGGCTCACGTCGTCGGCGTCGGCTCTCGCAACAAGGGCACTCTCACAGTGCGCGAGTGCACTGTCGAGGGTCCGCGCAAGTCCGCAGTGCCGCTTGTTTCGCACGACGCGAGCGCGCCCGTAATCACCATCCAGCACCTCGGAAACGACCTCTTCAAGCCCCTGTGGAAGCGGGCCGTCAATCGCGAGAAGCAAAAGCCCTGGTGCGACAGTTTGGTGAAGCGTAGCGGAGGCGAGCGCTTCACGCGCATGGTCGGGGTCGTCCCCCTTCCACAGGGGCATGAGGACCGTGAGATCAGTATCAACCTCAGGCTCACGATGCGGGCTCACGTGAGAGCCCTTCGCGAACGCTCGGCGCTATCAATCGACGCCTCAAGAGCACGGATCTCGGTCGCACTCATGGGGTCGGCAGCAAGAACCACGCTCGAGCGCCTAGGCGACGTGAAGAGCCCTTCCCTCATGCCTTTCATCGCGACAGGGAGCACGTCTGCGCGAGTACGCACGAGGGTCTGCACCCAGCCGAGTGCGCTCTTACCGCCATAGAGCACCTTTTCAATCGGGGTGAATGACTCGGTCTTCGTGAGCGCCCACAGTCGATTACGCACGTCAAAGTAGAAACGCGAACCGGGGTTTGTTTGGGCGTTAGAAAACTTCCGGGTACGGTGCTCGACCGTGCTTGATGCGACAGCGAAACCGTGGGAGTCGCGTAAAAGACGGCCCGTGTATTCGAAGTCGTCGGACCAAATGAAGTAGTCGGCAATGGGGAGTCCGTGTTCCCACACATCCTCGGCGGCAATGAGCGCCGAGACAAAGCTCGCCGTGCGGATGGGGCGCGCCCCAAGCTGTGCGTAACGATCGAGCTCGGCGTCACTCGTGCCAAGGCGTGTACGCGAGGAATTCATGGGGTGCGGCCTACCGTCGGTCCAGACCGCAAGCGAGCTAAGAACGCTTGCGTGAACATCGAGCTTGCACTCAACCTCGAGGAGCTTCTCGAGCGCATCGGGCGCTGGAACTGTGTCGTCGTCCATGATCCACAGGAAATCCGGGCTGTGCTCAAGGAGCGCATGCGCCATGCCCGTACAAAAGCCACCGGCACCGCCCACGTTGCGATTGAGGTGAACCACGTCGGCGTCGATCGGGTGAGCGTCGGCGACGGCACCGGAACGGTCCGTGCTTGCGTTGTCAACGATCACCACACCGTCGAGGGGTCTCGTTTGGGAATGGAGAGCACCGAGACACACCCCAAGTAGCTCCGCGCGGTTGTAGGTCACCACTACCGCCACGACTCGACGCGTATCCTCTTCTGCCTCGCTCTCACTGGGCACGAAACGCTCGGCAATCGGAATAGCATGATCGGGACCGCTCGGCATTCCATGCGCACGCACCCAACTCACGGTCTCGCGCAGAGACTCCTCGAGTGAGGGGCGCTCAGGAAGAAGCGCCTCCAATTTTTCCCGTGAAAGCTCGGCGCTCGGGCGTGCGTCAAGCGCGAATCTTTCGAGCCGGCGCGGAAGCTCGAGTCCGCTCGCACGCACTGCTTCACCTGCGCGTCCCGCGCGCGCCATCAGGCGCCTGCCCGGCAGGGAGAGCGCAAGCGGCGCAGTTTTCGCGATGGAACGCACGACGGCGCGCAACTCATGGTCATCGAGGCGCGGAGAGTCGGCGACGTTGAGGACGTACGGCTCTCCGGTAGGCGGGTTCAGTTCGAGGGCGGCACGGGCGGCTCGTGCAAGTGTTCCGACGCTTGCCAGGGGGCGCGCGATCACCGTAGGCGTAAGCGAGACCATCCCCGAATTCACGAGCGAGGCAATCACCCGCGAAACCCGCGCGTGAGATCCAGGGCCAAAAAGCTCGGCAGCGCGTAAAACTACCAGGCGTCGGCCTTCGCCCGCACTCGCCCACTGTCCGTACAACCGTTCCGCTTCCGCAAACGCGCGCCCCTCCGCTGTGGTGGGGGCGAGCGGGAGCGTTTCGTCCGCGCTCACCTCCCCCGTGTCACCGTAGACGACACCGCTAGAGACGAACACGAGCGTGCGCACCCCTTCGCTCTCCGCTGCGGCGATGAGTGAGCGCGCCCCGCCCACGAGAATCGAATTGAGCGTGCGCACACTGACGCTGGAAGGGTCGGGCACACCGGCAGCATTGACGACCGTGTCGCAGCCGCGAAGCTTGCCACGCAGGGCCCTTTCGTCACGGATGTCGAGAGTGGTGTGGCAACCGTGTTCATGCGAAGGCCGAATATCCGCGGTCGAAACATTCCACCCGTGCGTGCGGAGCTCGCGGGCGATATGAGAACCCGCGAAACCTGCACCACCGAGAACGAGGGTGTCCACCGGTCCATTCGGTTGGCTTTTTCCTGACACGTTGTCTCCTCGCTTCACCACCGCGCTTGCCGCGAAAGTCTAGGCCCGATTTTACGGGGGAGCAGGCTCAAGCCTCGCGCGTACACGCCATTTTCTCGTCGCAAATATGCCTCACCTCGAGCCCGCCTCTGGGGTTTCTGCACTGAGCAGTGTGTACTGTGGGAGCGCGCCAAAGCGCGACTAACCGCACTCTCCGGATGAGAAAAGGTCAACACGATGACGGGTGACTTCCCACGTGACGGCGGCCACGACCGCCCGCGCCCCGGCCATTCGCGCGCCCGAGCAGGCGGATCGGCCCGCCCCATCGCGCGGCCACACGCCCCGAGGAAGCGCGACTCGTACGCTGAGCAGGCGTCGGCTCCGGAGACTCCCACCCGCCAGATGCCGCCGGTCCGCCCCCAAGGGCGCCCGGGGGCTGTGAAGATGGATTCGCGCCCTCGCGCGAATGACGGACGGAATGGGCAAGGACCACCCGCGCCTGCCTCAACCGGCCAGGCCTTCCCCCCGCCCCGGCGCAAAAAAGGCTTTTCCCGAAAACGTACTTTCCGTCTCGCCCGCACAATCGTGCTCTTCGTCGTCGTGATTGCGCTCGCGTGGCCCGTGGGACTCGGGCTATGGGCAAATTCGAAAATCGCGCACACGGACGCGCTCTCTGGAGCGGCCGATACGCCAGGCGAAACCTACCTTCTTGCAGGAGCCGACATCGAACAGGGCGGCGCCCAGCGCACCGACACCCTCATGCTGCTGCACAAGGCACCAAACGGGAAGCAGTACCTCGTTTCCATTCCACGCGACACACTTGCCGAGATTCCCGAGCACGGAACGCACAAAATCAACGCCGCCTACTCGATGGGTGGCGCCCCCCTTCTCGTCAGAACCGTTGAGAAGCTCACGGGGCTCACGATCGATCATTTTGTCGTGATCGGCTTCTCCGGAGTAGAGGATGTCGTCAATGCAATCGGCACAGTGAACCTCTGCATCGACCGCGATGTCGATGACGTGCGTTCGGGCCTCAAGATGACCCAAGGCTGCCACGACGTGGGCGGTGAGCAAGCCCTCGCGTTCGTACGCGCCCGCTATTTCGATCCCACAGCCGACATAGGCAGGCAGCAGCGCCAGCGGCAGTTCGTCAGCGCTCTGATGAAAAAGGCATCCTCACCAGGCGTCCTGCTCAATCCCCTCACCCAGGTGAATCTCGCAAACGCCGGAACGAAAGCCCTCGTGACCGATAACGACACGGGCCTCATCGACCTCGCGAGTGCCGCGCTGGTCATGCGTGCAGCCCCCAACTCTGGAGGTGTTCTCGCCATGCCGATCGAGGACCCCAATTACAAGACGAAGCACTCCGGGGTCGCGATCAAAGTTGACGACGAGGACGTGCGCGCGTTCTTCTCATCGATCGCCGACGGCTCGGCCGAAGCCAAGCCGGAAGGCTAGGGACCGCCTCACGAAGCGACGTTCATCGCCTCTACTTAAAGAGAAGGTCCGTGACGATGTTGATCGCGTTCAGCAGCGGCTGCCCCTTTGCCTTCGAATAATCCGTGTAAAGGATATGCACGGGGTATTCGGCGTAGGTCAGCTCGTGGCGCCCAATCTCCGAGACGATTTCCGAGGCGTGTGCCATACGGTTCTGCTCGATTGAGATGGACTCGCACGCGTGACGGCTGAGCACGCGAAGGCCGTTGTGAGTATCGGTGAGGCGCACCCCGCTCGTGAAGTTCGTGAACACGATCGCCATGCGCAACACGATGCCTTTAAGAAAACCCGGCTTGGTACGGCTATCCAGGAAGCGTGAACCGAGCACACAGTCGACGCGTTCTGACTGCATTTTCTCGATCATCGCCGCGGCGTCGGCGACCTGGTGCTGTCCGTCGGCATCAAATGTCACGACCTGCTTCATCGAAGGATCTCGGCGTGCGTAATCAATACCGGTCTTGATCGCCGCTCCCTGCCCCATGTTGTAGGGGTGGCGCACGACGACTGCACCAGCGGCTTCGGCTTCGGCAGCGGAGTCGTCGTGGGACCCATCGTCAACACAGACGACAAGAGGGTAGGTTTCGCGCAGCGCGCGAATAACGCCGCCAATCACCGGCCCCTCGTTATACAGGGGGATCACGAACCAAGTGCTGTCGGCTCCGGGGCCAAGGGTCATCGGTAGTCCTCGTAAGATTTGACGATTGCGGCGCGTTTCTTGGCGCAGGCGACGCATAATCGCCCCTGCAAAGGCTACCCTAGTCGGTAGTGACACCTGCGCATTGCGCTTCGAAAAACTCGACTTCCCGAAGGGACCGCTCCTCATGAAGGTCGCCGTCGCGGCACTTGTAACGATCGGATTGCCGCTCGCCGTGCAGTTCGCCGCAAGTGGGCACGAGGTAGTTGCACCGACGCCGTGGTCCTTATCGCCCCGGCTTCCGTAGACGAAGAGTCACTTGGGAGCCGAACTTCCGTTACACGGGTGCGGCCACGCGTTCGCTCGCCGAACACCTCACGCCTGGCGCCGTTGTTGCGTGCGAAACGACACTTCCGGTGGGGACGACTCGCACACCCTTCGTTCCCGCCCTCGAACGCACCAACGCCGTGTGGGACCTCGACTCGCCGGAAGCCGCCGAGCTCGCCAAACTCACCGAAACAACTTCCCGAGACCTCAATATCGGCTTTGCGAACGAGCTCGCGCTTTTCTGCCAGAACCAGGACCTCGACGTCTACAAGATCATTGCCGCACCCAGTTCTCAGGCGTACTCAAAAATTTACCAGCCGATAATTGCAGTAGGTGGCCACTGCGTTCCCGTCTACCGCAGCTCTACCTTTGGACTGACCCTCATGCCGAAGCTTTTCGTACGGTTCGTAAACTCAACGCCTCGGTTCCGGGCGAGCTCGTGGGCTGAGCGAAGGAGCTTCACGGTTCGCTTGAAGGGCTCACAGCTGTGGTGCACGGCGCGGCGTACCGAGTTGGGGTCAAGGAGACAGCGGTCTCAGGCGTCTTCCCCACCGTTGCCGGGCTCGAGGCGCGAGGAGAAGCCCGGGTACGTGTTCACGACCCGTTCTACAGCGACGAAGAACTCGCCCAAGAGGGTTGGGTCGCTTGGCACGAGTGCGACAGCGCCGATCTCGCCTCAGGATCGTAAAAACGAATAACCCTGAGTACCGCGGGTACACTGCTGTAACGAACCCAGGTGTGCGACTGCTCATCGGTGGCCGAAACATCACCTCGTTCGAGAACCGGGTAGGCACACCGCGCTTCGCACTAAGCAATGGCGAGAACTCAACTTTAGGAAAGGCCTCATGATCGACATCATCAGCTCTCCAACCGAACTTGTTCTCGACAGTCGCTCGCTGATTATCCAGATCATCCTCATTCTCGGGATTCTAGGGATCACCGCGTGGCTGTTCATTAAGCGCGGGGCAAAGCAGCTCGCCATTCGGCGACTCATTATCCTTGCGTTTGCTGTTTTCGCCGTCCTTGCAGTCATCTTCCCCGGCGCCGTGACTACCGTTGCCCAGTTCGTGGGCGTCGGACGTGGCACCGACCTCTTGCTCTACGCCACCGTTGTTGTGCTTCTCGGCTTCCTGGCTCTCCAGGAGGCGCGCACGAAGAATGCAGAAAAGCGAACGACAAAGCTGGCACGGAAAGTTGCCGTCTACGAAGCGGAGCAACCTGAGGCATTTCGCAATCACGCCTTAAAAGTCACGAAAAATTCATGAGCGCCTAGTCTGTGTTCTTAGTCGGGCACAGCGAGAATATGCCCATGCGACCGAACGTACCGACCTGCTTGCCCTTGCGAATCGCGTCGTGGGCCTGCGCAGCATCTTCGCCAACCCATAGGCTGCGCTTCTTTACGATTTCACAGATGTGCTTCATCGCAGCCAGCTGACCGTACAGGTACACGGACTGAATCGACACCGTTCGCACGGCAATCGCCGCTTCGAATTACGCGGATTCCATGCAGAACGTACCAAGATCGATATCGGTGAAAACTGGCGTCGCTCCTCTTCACCGATGATGCAATTCTCACCGAGTGGGGCCCTCTCGCGGGCCTGCGCATAGTCCCACACGGCGCTTCCCGAGCCGACGGTCGCCTCAGGCGAAACGTCCACTCCCTCTGCGAGTCGGCAATTGCACTAGATGCTTATGCCTCCGCCTTGCCACCCATAACGTCGTGACCCCGGGACTCCCGCAGCCTCGCACCTTTTTCATACGCGAGATCGCGCAGTTCTGTTTGATACGTCACCATATTTTCGCGGATCTCGCGCGCCATATCCGAATCTCCGGAGCCCAGAATCCGAGCGGCGAGCAAGCCCGCATTGGCAGCGCCACCGATCGACACGGTTGCGACGGGCACCCCCTTGGGCATTTGCACGATCGACAGGAGGGAATCCATGCCGTCGAGATGGCGCAGAGGCACCGGGACGCCGATGACGGGTAGAGGTGTGAGCGCGGCGAGCATCCCGGGGAGGTGGGCGGCCCCGCCTGCGCCGGCAATGATCACGCGGAGACCGCGCTCGTGCGCCGAGCGTCCGTACTGGACCATGTCTTCGGGCATGCGGTGGGCGCTCACGACCTCGACCTCGCATGCGATGCCGAAATGGGCGAGCTGTTCTTCAGCGTCTTTCATCACGGGGTAGTCCGAATCGGACCCCATGACGATACCGACCGCAGGTTTCTTACTCATGTCTTAATCCTTCGATTCGTCGCCGGTCACGATGGTGTGCGCCGCGGCGCGAGCACGACGCTCGGTCTGTTCGAGGTCCGTGCCGAGGGCCGTGACGTGACCGAGTTTGCGGCCTTGACGCACGCTTTTGCCGTACAGGTGAACCTTGATTGCGGGGTCATGCGCGAGCGCCTCGCGCGCTCCCTCGGCGAGGTTCTCGCGCGTGTCACCGAGGGTATTGACCATGACGGTCCACGGGGAGGTTGGCGTGGTGTCACCGAGCGGGAGATCCGCGACAGCGCGAAGGTGCTGCTCGAATTGGCTAGTGACGCACCCGTCCATACTCCAGTGACCCGTGTTGTGGGGGCGCATCGCGAGCTCGTTCACGGCGATGCGCCCATCGGGGTATTCGAAGAGCTCAACGGCGAGCATTCCCACCACGCCGAGGTCGTTCGCAATATTCGCGGCAAGGTCACGGGCGCGCGTGGAGGCTTCGACAGAGAGTCCAGGTGCGGGCGCGCTCACGCGGAAGCACACGCCGTCTTTTTGCTCGGATTCGGTCACGGGATACGAGGCAATCTCTCCGCCGGGGCGCCTCGCGACCTGTGCTGAAAGTTCACGCACGAAGGGGACCCGTTCCTCGGCAAGCAGCGGCTCGCCTCGCTCGAGCCAGTCCCGCGCATCCTCAATGGCGCGAACCCGCCTCACCCCGTGGCCGTCGTAGCCGCCGCGCGCGGTCTTCAGGATGAGGTCTCCCCCGCTCTTGCGGAGGGCGGTTTCGAGGTCGGCTTCAGTTTCGACCCGCCACCATGCGGGGCACGGATGTCCAAGTTCAGTGAGCCGCGCGCGCATCGCAAGCTTGTCCTGGGCATACACGAGGGCCTCCGGGCCGGGCCTCACCGCAACTCCTTCGTGCTCGAGGGCGTGGAGGAGACCGGTGGGGACGTGCTCGTGGTCGAAGGTGACGACGTCGACGCTCCTCGCGAATGCCGTGACCGCTTCGGGGTCATCGTGATGCCCGAGCATCACGTGTGGGCTCACGCGCGCCGCCGATTCATCCGGGGAGGTCGCGAGGACGTGGAGTTCAAGGTCAAGCTCGATCGCGACGGGAATCATCATGCGTGCGAGCTGGCCACCGCCGATCACGCCTATGCGCGGTGGCCGCACAGTTTTCTTCTCGGTCGTGCTGGGCTGAGTGGGGGCGTGTTGGGTACTCACGCGGCTAGTGTAGTGCGCCGCTCTCGCCTGTGTCTTCGACGCGCGGAACACTCACGGCGCCGGTGGCCAATGCCTCAGGCGTAGTTGCCGCTGAGGCTGCGGCTTCTCGCTGGTGCCGCTCCGCGCGCCGCTTTTCGCGTCGCGCAACAAGCCCGTGGGGTTTGGCTGGGGCCGACGGTTGCTGGCCCTCCGCGTTTCCGAGCTCGGGATCCTCGGGAGCGGGCGCCGTCGACAGGAAGATGCCAAAGCGCGCGGGGCGTTCGTCGATGAGCTCGAGTCGACCGCCGTCGTCTTCCACGAGGGTGCGAGCGAGGGCAAGCCCCACGCCGGTCCCGCTCGAGCCCTTACCGGAAACGGAACGTTCGAAAATTCGCTGACCGAGCGAGGGATCAATCCCTTCGCCTTCGTCGGAAACCTCGATCACGGTGGATTGCTCATTGCGACGAACCTTGACGCGCGTAGTACCCCCGCCGTGGGCGAGGGAGTTCTCGATGAGCGTGGCAATGACCTGCGTAAGCGGCCCATGCGATGCCCACACGGCAGCAGCGTGCGGCACCTGGATCCGCAGTTCTCGTTCCGCGCCGCGGAAGGCATGTTTCCATTCCTCGGCTTGCTGCACGAGCACCTGCCGAAGGTCGACCACGCCGGGGGTGCGGCGCTGTGAGGCGCGAGGCGCGTTGATGAGGTCATGGACGACCTGAGTGAGGCGGTCAACCTGCTCGAGTGACACGCGCGCTTCCTCACGCACCCACTCCTCCGAACTCGTCGCGAGGATCTCGTCGAGTCGCATGGAAAGCGCGGTGAGGGGTGTGCGCAACTGGTGGGAGGCGTCAGAGGCGAGCGCAGATTCCGCTTCGAGCCTCTCGGTGAGCATCGCACCCGAACGCGTGAGTTCAACCGCGACAGTGTCGATTTCCGCGATCCCGCTCGGCTTCCATTCTGATCGGCTCCTGCCGCTCCCGAGCTCCTCGGCCCGTCGTGTCAAACGGACGAGGGGGGCCGAGAGTCTTTGCGCTTGCCACAGCGCGACCGATACGCCGATCGCGATCGCGCTGATCGCGGCCACGAGGATGAGCACCCATGCACTTGCGGTGTGGGCGCGCACGTCGGATTGGGGGATTCGCACGGTGACGATCTGACCGTTAACCCCTTGCGCGGACTGTTGCAGGGCATCGGGCCCGGCATCTTCGCCCGCTTCGAGCTCAGCGTTTTGGTAGTTCACCGCGATCTGGACGTCGAGGTTGACGACTTGGTCCACGGTTTCTTGGAGCATCGTCTCATCGATCGGAAGCCCTTCGTTGAGCCGGTGGTCGGTCTCCGAAATGACGTCTTGGAGCAAAGTACCGGCTTGCGCCGAGAGATTGTCACGCACGGCTGTAAGCCACGCCGCGCCAAGGGGAATGCCGAGCAGGAGGACCGCGAGGAGCACGGTCATGAGGGTCGCCTGCAGAACTCGAAGCTGCATCGTTCGCGCCTACTGCGCCCTAGTGGGCGTCGGTGTCTTCGAAGCGAAAGCCCACGCCACGTACGGTCGTGATGCGCCTCGGGCTCGTCGCGTCATCACCGAGCTTGCGGCGCAGCCACGAGATGTGCATGTCGAGCGTTTTCGTGGAACCCCACCATTCGGCACCCCAGACCTCACGCATGAGATCGTCACGCGTGACAACGCTGCCTGCCTCACGCATGAGTACGGCGAGGAGATCAAATTCCTTCGCGCTGAGCGAGAGCTCCTCGTCGTCGACGTACACGCGTCGCGCCGAAGGGTCGAGGCTTACGCCGTTGATGTCGTACGTGCTTGCGCTCGTGTCTTCGACAACCTGAGTGCGACGCAAAAGAGCCCTAATGCGGGCTTGAAGTTCTCCAAGGCGGAACGGCTTCGTCACATAATCGTCAGCGCCCGCGTCGAGGCCCACGACTGCGTCGACCTCGTCGGCACGTGCCGTGAGGATCAATACGGGAGCCTCGAGGCCTCCCTTGCGCAGCCTCCTACACACTTCGAGGCCGTCGATATCGGGGAGGCCAAGATCGAGGATCACGAAATCGATGTGGCCTTCGGTGGCGGCAATCGTCAGCGCGTCGATCCCTCGCGACGCTCTCACAACGGAATAGCCTTCGCGATCGAGGGCGCGCGAGAGAGGCTCTGCGATCGCCGAATCGTCTTCAACGAGAAGTAGTCGTGTCACGAAGTCATCCTTACCAAAATGCGTGTGCTCCCGCTGTGAAATGCGCGAGCCGTCAAGCGACTCTCTACTCTCTCACGAGTGACGCTCGATGAGCGAGGCCGCGGCTCGCTCGACCCTCACAATTGTCGTCTCCCCTATGCCGTGCAGTTCTTCTGTCCACTCTGCGACACGCCTGAACCCGCCGGGGAAGGCGCGGTCGACGAGATCCGCTGTTTCACCGTCGACCACAACTGCACCGGGCTCGGCGATTCCCTCGAGACGGGCGGCGAGGTTGACCTTGGGGCCAAACACATCCCCGTAACGCGAAAACATATTCCCCCAGGCGAGTCCAACGCGCACGTTCGGGAGCGAAGGCTGGCGCTTAATGTTCTCGGCAATCGAGAGTGCGATCCGCACGCCGTCTTCGGGCGTGTCGGCGAGGAACATGACCTCGTCACCCACGGTTTTCACAACGCGCCCGCCACCGTCGGAAATGACATCCCGCGTGAGGTTTTCGAAGTCCCTAATCACACCCGCGAGCTCGATCCCATCGATCGACTGGGCAAGGCGCGTGAACTGCACGAGGTCGGCAAAGCCTACGGCGCGCGGGAGGGGAAGCGACTCATCATCCCAGTCACTCGTCGAGGTACGCAGGATCTCGGCGCCCGCACGCGCGGTATAGGCCGACATCTGTCGTCGAAACACGTGGATGGCCTGGTGCTCGAAGATCTCGATGAACTGCGGGACCGATTCAAGCATGTGCATGCGTGCTTCGGTGTCACTCATATCGTGGCGCTGCTTCGCATCGTCCACGAGCGCCTCGGTGAGCCACATGGCAAGGCGCCCCATGTGAAACCCCAGCCCGCGCACGATCGTGACAAACGTATCGTCGCTGAGCGTTCCATCGTTCACGAGCGCGGCGAGGTCGGCGATCGCTTCAGCGTCGTCTTCGGTAAAGGCGGTCGTGTCGAGGGCGACGTTCGAAAAGCCGAGCCCGCGCCAGTAATCGGTACTGAGCTGCCGGTCGACATTGAAATCTTCTTCGAGGTCGCGTCTGGAGTACTCCCGTTCACCGTCGAGAAGGGAGCGCTCAAGGGCACCGATAGCGCCCCGCACGCGCGCGAAGCGTTCGTTGAGGGCATTTGGCATGGCTCCCTCGGCACTATGCTCGCTCGGCTCCTCGCGATCGTGAACGATGCTCATCTGGTCCTTTCGTCTTCTTCGCGCCTTGCCCGCCGGGTGATTCTCCCCCTCCGGGGCGCGCAAGGTGCACGTCGGCGGCGTCGAGGGCGTGGCGGCCTCGCTCCGCATTCTCCACGAGGAGCCTGCCCGTCGGATCAACGTCGAGCGCGTGCGCGTCGTACCGCGCACCTGCCGGTGTGACTACGACAACCCGCGACCCGAGAGTGAGGCAGTTCACAGCATACCGCGTTCGCAGGTCCCGAAAGTCCCTTCCTCCAGAATCCACGAGCGCGAAAATGCGCGCGATGTTTCGCGCGAGCACCTCGCCGAACTCGCGGCGTCCCTCAAGGTCACTGAGCGCGGTGCCGTAACGCGAATCAAGACTCGCGAGCGTCGCCGCTTTCTCAAGCCCCTCGCGTTCTCGTTCGATCGCCCCCGCGAGATTGACTCCGACCCCCGCGAGAAGACGCCCCGCGTCCACGCGCACGAGGATCCCCGCGATCTTCTCCCCCGCCGGCGAGAGGATGTCATTTGGCCATTTAAGACCGGGCAGAGGCGCCCCAGGCGCGACCTCGGCACAGGCGTCGAGCACGGCAAGCGCGCTCGCGAGCGGATACCAGCCGCGAAGCTGCGGGGCCGGCAGTGGCCAGGCAACCGTCAACGCGAGCGATTCGCCCGGCCTGTTCTGCCACCGCCTACCTTGACGGCCGTGCCCCGCGCGCTGATCGAGAGTCATGAGCGCAAACGGCGCTTCGAGCGCGTCGTACGGCGGTTCGGCGAGAATGTCGAGAGTTGAGGTGCACGAGTGCACGTAGTCAATGCGCAGCGGCTCGCTCACGTACTTTTGCTCCCTCATTTTTCGTGCATGGCGTACACTCACGAGAGCAATTGTGCCAGGCCACGACGGAGCAGGAGTGGGAGTGAACGAGACGCCGAGGCGGTCCACCACCGCCGAGAGACTTGAAGAACTTCGGTCTCGCGAGAATGCGGCCGTCACGGAGGCGGGCGCAAGCGCGATCAAAAAACAGCACGCACGGGGGAAGAAAACTGCCCGCGAGCGCATCGAGGAACTTCTCGATTCGGGCTCGTTCGTGGAGACCGATCGCTTCGTGCGCCACCAAAGCCATAACTTCGGGCTCGAAAAGAAGCGCATCGACGGTGACGGCATCGTCACGGGTTACGGCACGATCGACGGCCGCCAGGTCTGCGTGTACTCGCAGGATTTCACTGTTCTCGGTGGCTCCCTCGGCGAAGCCCACGGGAAGAAGATTCAAAAAATCCAGGATCTCGCTCTCTCGACCGGAGTGCCGATCATCGGCATTCTTGACGGCGGCGGCGCACGCATCCAGGAAGGTGTCGCTTCACTCGCGACCTTCGCGGGAATCTTCCGCCGCAACACTCGCGCCTCGGGCGTCATCCCCCAAATCTCGCTCATCATGGGGCCGGCAGCGGGGGGTGCGGTGTACTCCCCCGCCTTGACCGACATCATCGTGATGGTCGAGAAGTCCTCCCATATGTTCATCACCGGCCCGGACGTCATCAAGACCGTCACGGGCGAGAACGTTGGCTTCGAGGAGCTCGGCGGCGCCCGCACCCATTCGAGCACATCTGGCGTCGCGCACTACATGGCTAGCGAT
The window above is part of the Dermabacter vaginalis genome. Proteins encoded here:
- a CDS encoding 5-(carboxyamino)imidazole ribonucleotide synthase; amino-acid sequence: MSTQHAPTQPSTTEKKTVRPPRIGVIGGGQLARMMIPVAIELDLELHVLATSPDESAARVSPHVMLGHHDDPEAVTAFARSVDVVTFDHEHVPTGLLHALEHEGVAVRPGPEALVYAQDKLAMRARLTELGHPCPAWWRVETEADLETALRKSGGDLILKTARGGYDGHGVRRVRAIEDARDWLERGEPLLAEERVPFVRELSAQVARRPGGEIASYPVTESEQKDGVCFRVSAPAPGLSVEASTRARDLAANIANDLGVVGMLAVELFEYPDGRIAVNELAMRPHNTGHWSMDGCVTSQFEQHLRAVADLPLGDTTPTSPWTVMVNTLGDTRENLAEGAREALAHDPAIKVHLYGKSVRQGRKLGHVTALGTDLEQTERRARAAAHTIVTGDESKD
- a CDS encoding sensor histidine kinase, whose protein sequence is MQLRVLQATLMTVLLAVLLLGIPLGAAWLTAVRDNLSAQAGTLLQDVISETDHRLNEGLPIDETMLQETVDQVVNLDVQIAVNYQNAELEAGEDAGPDALQQSAQGVNGQIVTVRIPQSDVRAHTASAWVLILVAAISAIAIGVSVALWQAQRLSAPLVRLTRRAEELGSGRSRSEWKPSGIAEIDTVAVELTRSGAMLTERLEAESALASDASHQLRTPLTALSMRLDEILATSSEEWVREEARVSLEQVDRLTQVVHDLINAPRASQRRTPGVVDLRQVLVQQAEEWKHAFRGAERELRIQVPHAAAVWASHGPLTQVIATLIENSLAHGGGTTRVKVRRNEQSTVIEVSDEGEGIDPSLGQRIFERSVSGKGSSGTGVGLALARTLVEDDGGRLELIDERPARFGIFLSTAPAPEDPELGNAEGQQPSAPAKPHGLVARREKRRAERHQREAAASAATTPEALATGAVSVPRVEDTGESGALH
- a CDS encoding response regulator transcription factor, coding for MTRLLLVEDDSAIAEPLSRALDREGYSVVRASRGIDALTIAATEGHIDFVILDLGLPDIDGLEVCRRLRKGGLEAPVLILTARADEVDAVVGLDAGADDYVTKPFRLGELQARIRALLRRTQVVEDTSASTYDINGVSLDPSARRVYVDDEELSLSAKEFDLLAVLMREAGSVVTRDDLMREVWGAEWWGSTKTLDMHISWLRRKLGDDATSPRRITTVRGVGFRFEDTDAH
- a CDS encoding adenylate/guanylate cyclase domain-containing protein, whose amino-acid sequence is MSIVHDREEPSEHSAEGAMPNALNERFARVRGAIGALERSLLDGEREYSRRDLEEDFNVDRQLSTDYWRGLGFSNVALDTTAFTEDDAEAIADLAALVNDGTLSDDTFVTIVRGLGFHMGRLAMWLTEALVDDAKQRHDMSDTEARMHMLESVPQFIEIFEHQAIHVFRRQMSAYTARAGAEILRTSTSDWDDESLPLPRAVGFADLVQFTRLAQSIDGIELAGVIRDFENLTRDVISDGGGRVVKTVGDEVMFLADTPEDGVRIALSIAENIKRQPSLPNVRVGLAWGNMFSRYGDVFGPKVNLAARLEGIAEPGAVVVDGETADLVDRAFPGGFRRVAEWTEELHGIGETTIVRVERAAASLIERHS
- a CDS encoding biotin--[acetyl-CoA-carboxylase] ligase, producing the protein MSVRHARKMREQKYVSEPLRIDYVHSCTSTLDILAEPPYDALEAPFALMTLDQRAGHGRQGRRWQNRPGESLALTVAWPLPAPQLRGWYPLASALAVLDACAEVAPGAPLPGLKWPNDILSPAGEKIAGILVRVDAGRLLAGVGVNLAGAIEREREGLEKAATLASLDSRYGTALSDLEGRREFGEVLARNIARIFALVDSGGRDFRDLRTRYAVNCLTLGSRVVVVTPAGARYDAHALDVDPTGRLLVENAERGRHALDAADVHLARPGGGESPGGQGAKKTKGPDEHRSRSRGAERA